A DNA window from Paenibacillus sp. HWE-109 contains the following coding sequences:
- a CDS encoding response regulator codes for MLKLLMVDDESWIRERFSERIPWSDAGFVFMGAASGAEEAIAMMERDLPHLLLTDITMPNMNGLELAAYVRKRWPRVRIVILTAYGEFEYARKAIGLGIDNYLIKLAQTPEQILEACRKVAEDIVQEMDVDQKLEMQLELAREQMWVKKRQWTDRLVSDYRNVNIPPMPGEWLIGMQPVSYAAGLTIGWRASVGKEAEQLSDEDLVQLQRQIGKLLEANADTQMAWEAGKFLLFPIRHNRLLLLIGSKQQITILHLNQLALAVRKVLQGISSIKSFVHVGHVQDLGKQSVTATCIAECLREGIDGLAAYFYKPDSDIVGKLGIALRRLEPELIRTWTANAVKALQRENAEAFQESVSVMRQLADPPIHPADLVRVTKQILQPELVSLPESAIARLTEIDRLETWAAYQEWWSAIIQDIREWFNKRLHPPVTVRKEIQLMCRYIHEHYKEDVQVVELAKLVQLHPSYAGQMFKQEVGENFSDYLNRVRMDKASELLERTSMKIYEVSGAVGISDYRYFCKLFKSYTGSTPTQYKNKQG; via the coding sequence ATGTTAAAATTGTTAATGGTCGATGATGAATCATGGATACGCGAACGCTTTTCTGAGCGGATTCCTTGGTCTGATGCGGGGTTTGTTTTCATGGGGGCGGCTTCTGGCGCGGAAGAGGCAATAGCCATGATGGAGCGAGATTTGCCCCATTTGCTGCTTACGGATATTACGATGCCGAATATGAATGGCTTGGAGCTCGCTGCTTATGTACGCAAGCGATGGCCTCGAGTCCGGATTGTTATTCTGACCGCCTATGGTGAATTCGAATATGCCCGCAAAGCAATCGGCCTTGGCATCGATAATTATTTAATTAAGCTGGCACAGACACCGGAACAAATCCTCGAAGCTTGCCGCAAGGTGGCTGAAGATATTGTGCAAGAGATGGATGTCGATCAGAAATTGGAAATGCAGTTAGAGCTTGCTCGGGAGCAAATGTGGGTGAAGAAGCGGCAATGGACAGACCGCCTTGTCTCTGATTACCGCAACGTCAACATCCCTCCAATGCCCGGGGAATGGTTGATTGGCATGCAGCCAGTAAGTTATGCAGCGGGATTGACGATTGGATGGCGCGCGTCTGTCGGTAAGGAGGCTGAACAACTTTCGGACGAGGATCTTGTTCAGCTGCAAAGACAAATAGGTAAATTGCTCGAAGCCAATGCGGATACCCAAATGGCCTGGGAAGCCGGAAAGTTCCTCCTTTTTCCAATCCGGCATAATCGCCTGCTCCTTCTTATTGGATCTAAGCAGCAGATCACGATTTTGCATTTGAACCAATTAGCATTGGCTGTGCGGAAGGTTTTGCAAGGCATTTCATCGATCAAAAGTTTTGTTCATGTCGGACATGTGCAGGATCTTGGCAAGCAATCAGTAACCGCAACGTGCATTGCGGAATGCTTGCGTGAAGGCATAGATGGATTGGCAGCCTACTTCTATAAGCCCGATTCCGACATTGTCGGCAAACTGGGGATCGCGCTGCGGAGACTGGAACCTGAACTGATTCGAACTTGGACGGCCAATGCGGTCAAGGCTTTGCAGCGTGAAAATGCAGAAGCTTTTCAGGAAAGTGTGTCCGTGATGAGGCAGCTTGCCGATCCACCGATCCACCCGGCAGATTTGGTTCGTGTGACAAAGCAAATCCTCCAACCTGAACTTGTGAGTCTCCCGGAATCGGCAATTGCACGCTTAACGGAGATTGACCGCTTGGAAACGTGGGCTGCCTATCAAGAATGGTGGAGCGCAATCATCCAGGATATTAGGGAGTGGTTCAATAAACGGCTGCATCCGCCCGTGACGGTCCGCAAAGAGATCCAACTGATGTGCCGGTACATTCACGAGCACTACAAAGAGGATGTGCAGGTCGTAGAGCTTGCGAAGCTGGTCCAACTACATCCATCCTATGCAGGCCAGATGTTCAAACAGGAAGTAGGAGAGAACTTCTCTGACTACTTGAACCGTGTGCGGATGGACAAAGCGAGTGAACTGCTGGAACGGACATCAATGAAGATTTACGAAGTATCCGGGGCCGTTGGCATTTCTGATTATCGTTATTTCTGCAAGCTGTTCAAAAGCTATACAGGCAGTACGCCGACACAATACAAGAATAAACAAGGATAG
- a CDS encoding Gfo/Idh/MocA family protein produces the protein MSEKKLKIGLIGLDSSHVVAFTELLHDQNHTYHIPGGEVIVAYSEVSPDFEMSYSRVEGFTEQVRNRFGVKIVDSLEEVAETCDAILLESVDGRIHLDQFRRIAPYGKPTFIDKPFALSSREAREIADLAHKHGVPLMSCSALRYAESFTEALLTTEHGPVIGMDCYGPMALQATQPGVFWYGIHTVEMLYRALGSGCVQVSAVSNEHHDVITGLWENGAIGTIRGNRQGNSDFGALLHREKKTQFIDVYGHPKSYYASLLEQIMSMFVTKKADIELAETLQIIRFLEAANESRESGRPVIL, from the coding sequence ATGTCGGAGAAAAAGCTGAAAATTGGCCTTATCGGTCTGGATTCATCGCATGTAGTCGCATTTACCGAATTGCTGCATGACCAGAACCATACTTATCATATACCAGGCGGAGAAGTTATCGTCGCCTATTCCGAGGTTTCGCCTGACTTTGAGATGAGTTACTCCCGTGTGGAAGGCTTTACCGAACAAGTACGCAATCGATTTGGCGTCAAAATCGTTGATTCCTTGGAAGAAGTTGCGGAGACGTGCGATGCGATTCTGCTAGAGTCAGTGGATGGACGCATTCATTTGGACCAATTTCGCCGTATTGCCCCTTACGGCAAACCGACTTTCATTGATAAGCCCTTTGCTCTTTCTTCTCGGGAAGCGAGAGAGATAGCTGATTTAGCTCATAAGCATGGGGTGCCGCTGATGAGCTGTTCGGCGCTTCGTTATGCGGAGAGCTTTACGGAGGCGTTGCTAACAACCGAGCATGGCCCTGTTATTGGGATGGACTGCTATGGCCCAATGGCCTTGCAAGCTACGCAGCCCGGTGTATTCTGGTACGGGATTCATACGGTGGAAATGCTGTATAGAGCGTTGGGTTCAGGTTGCGTGCAGGTTTCTGCCGTATCGAATGAGCATCATGATGTAATTACAGGCCTCTGGGAAAATGGGGCTATCGGTACGATTCGTGGGAATCGTCAAGGGAATTCGGATTTTGGGGCACTGCTGCATCGGGAAAAGAAGACACAATTCATCGATGTCTACGGGCATCCCAAATCGTATTATGCCAGCTTGCTTGAGCAGATTATGAGCATGTTCGTTACGAAAAAAGCGGATATTGAGCTAGCGGAAACGCTGCAAATTATTCGGTTTCTGGAGGCGGCTAATGAAAGTCGTGAATCCGGCCGACCGGTCATTTTATAA
- a CDS encoding Gfo/Idh/MocA family protein: MQKAELSVAVLGAGIIAKNHFDAIQKTNGFVACAVVDIHLKKAEEIAQSYNIKAYGDYKEMIDTEQPDVVVIALPHFLHREAAIYAAERGCHLMLEKPMALSVAECDDIIEAARKADIRLLVGHTQHYIAENRVAKSILQSGELGSLVMINDVRHTNYFHESRPQWFLEKEKSGGGILANLGTHSLDKIQWLTDQAVNKLRASASFHGTRGNVEGSGLIYLELESGIPATISQSGYLGASRNETELIFTGGMLKLMTGDSLWISRGGPYEEVDIGDSIPPFELQYMDLLTAIQQRSETSCSPAYARGVIAALEAVYRSAETGLEQIVEKS, encoded by the coding sequence ATGCAAAAAGCAGAATTAAGTGTAGCGGTGCTTGGCGCGGGAATTATTGCCAAAAATCACTTCGACGCGATCCAGAAAACGAATGGCTTCGTGGCTTGTGCAGTCGTAGATATCCATCTCAAAAAAGCCGAGGAAATCGCGCAAAGCTACAATATTAAGGCGTATGGTGACTATAAAGAAATGATAGACACGGAACAGCCGGACGTTGTGGTCATTGCATTGCCGCATTTTTTGCACAGAGAGGCGGCTATTTATGCGGCTGAACGAGGCTGCCATTTGATGTTGGAAAAACCAATGGCACTGTCCGTTGCGGAGTGTGACGACATCATTGAAGCCGCGCGCAAGGCGGATATTCGCCTTCTGGTCGGCCATACCCAGCATTATATAGCGGAAAATAGAGTTGCCAAAAGCATCCTCCAAAGCGGAGAGCTCGGGAGCTTGGTAATGATTAATGATGTGCGCCACACGAATTATTTCCATGAATCCCGACCACAATGGTTTCTTGAGAAAGAGAAGTCGGGCGGTGGTATTTTAGCGAATCTAGGTACACATTCACTCGATAAAATTCAGTGGCTCACTGATCAAGCCGTAAACAAATTAAGGGCATCGGCCAGCTTCCATGGAACTCGCGGGAATGTTGAAGGAAGCGGGCTGATTTACCTGGAACTGGAGAGCGGAATTCCTGCGACTATTTCGCAATCCGGTTATTTGGGCGCTTCCCGCAACGAAACGGAATTGATTTTCACCGGAGGCATGTTGAAACTTATGACGGGTGACAGTTTATGGATCAGCCGGGGGGGACCGTATGAGGAAGTGGATATTGGAGATAGCATCCCCCCTTTCGAATTGCAGTATATGGATTTGCTCACAGCTATACAACAGCGCAGTGAAACAAGCTGTTCACCTGCCTATGCGCGAGGGGTTATCGCTGCACTGGAGGCTGTGTATCGTTCCGCTGAAACAGGCCTGGAGCAAATTGTTGAGAAAAGCTAA